In the genome of Coraliomargarita algicola, one region contains:
- a CDS encoding vWA domain-containing protein — MSDFVFQWPAALALLLLTLPLIALLRYARQQRLAVIQTMGGQRPTHRRLRDILRVLAFVALVLALARPGYAPRMESTSRTGRDVVFALDVSRSMLAQDVSPSRLEVAKQGIRDALEQFTNQRVGLIVYGGSASILCPLTHDYAFARYMLEQAHPRSVDFGGTTIQSAIEKAVDQVFIAGREEVQDLIILTDGEDNGSHFENALDRLKQSAVDTLLIGIGDPNTGSPIPITDEKGDTTFLAQNGSTVYTQLDDEALRALAAGSTRIQYLPVGTTPFNLGKLYQDYAQDLPVDANDNENGIRIYQEAAPYLLILALLLLVSPSAGEPTACKSDKQHSYCAHSTQSHHTKCLPPPPPSSPRLVRLSKATKTAISKPPTPNSAKSTTTPATTTPHRACLRPFNSTAASA; from the coding sequence ATGAGTGATTTTGTATTTCAATGGCCGGCTGCCCTCGCCCTACTACTGCTGACCTTGCCGCTGATCGCATTGCTCCGCTATGCCCGTCAACAACGCCTGGCTGTCATTCAAACAATGGGCGGCCAGCGCCCCACCCATCGCCGTCTACGCGACATATTGCGCGTGCTCGCATTTGTCGCTTTGGTACTCGCCCTGGCACGCCCCGGATACGCGCCTCGCATGGAGTCCACTTCACGCACCGGACGCGACGTAGTCTTTGCTCTGGATGTGTCGCGTAGCATGCTCGCTCAAGATGTGTCTCCCTCACGCCTCGAAGTCGCCAAGCAAGGCATCCGCGATGCGCTTGAGCAATTTACCAACCAAAGGGTCGGCCTGATCGTTTACGGCGGCAGCGCATCCATTCTCTGCCCGCTGACCCACGACTATGCTTTTGCCCGCTACATGCTAGAGCAAGCCCACCCGCGCAGCGTCGACTTCGGTGGCACCACCATACAATCCGCCATCGAAAAGGCAGTCGACCAAGTCTTCATCGCTGGTCGCGAAGAGGTACAAGACCTCATCATTCTCACCGACGGCGAAGACAACGGCTCACACTTCGAGAACGCATTAGACCGACTCAAACAAAGCGCAGTCGACACCTTACTGATAGGTATTGGCGATCCGAATACCGGCAGCCCGATTCCGATCACAGATGAAAAAGGCGACACGACATTTCTCGCACAAAACGGCAGCACCGTGTACACCCAACTCGACGACGAGGCCCTACGCGCGCTTGCGGCCGGCAGCACACGCATACAATACCTCCCCGTCGGCACCACTCCCTTTAACTTGGGTAAACTCTACCAAGACTATGCCCAAGACCTCCCGGTGGATGCCAATGACAACGAAAACGGCATACGCATTTATCAGGAAGCCGCCCCCTACTTACTGATCCTAGCGCTCCTGCTACTCGTCTCTCCGAGTGCTGGGGAGCCAACGGCCTGCAAATCGGACAAGCAGCACTCTTACTGTGCACACTCTACACAATCACACCACACGAAGTGTCTGCCGCCTCCCCCGCCATCGAGTCCGCGTTTAGTGCGGCTCTCGAAAGCTACCAAAACGGCGATTTCGAAACCGCCCACACCGAATTCAGCGAAGTCTACGACTACGCCAGCAACCACAACGCCGCACCGCGCATGCTTGCGCCCATTCAATTCAACCGCGGCCTCAGCCTGA
- a CDS encoding VWA domain-containing protein, which yields MTFHDPWVLLLILPTLWLLRRRQRKRSSITVDSLQQWPLQSSGKARWLWLPPSLRHVSIVLILVALARPQANSSYDAQVSEGIAIQMLVDVSSSMDMSTKTFEGKSTSRMEVAKTMVEQFIAGDGEALKGRPNDLIGLITFARYADTRSPLTFGHKALLQIVRHLEIQERPNEDGTAYGDALAIAAARLHSLDELRGSLNPSELDSIKSRIIILLTDGENNSGAHLPIESAGLAKAWGCRIYSISLGDPVNAPDSLSATDTLNAAEQVLEHISNETGGIFRKAHNAESLRAVYQEIDQLERSKIATQQFDRVAEWFWLPLAISLAALVIALTLEATSLRVVP from the coding sequence ATGACATTTCATGATCCCTGGGTCTTGCTGCTGATTCTCCCCACGCTCTGGCTACTACGCCGGCGCCAGCGCAAGCGCAGCTCCATCACAGTGGACTCACTGCAACAATGGCCACTGCAATCTTCGGGCAAGGCTCGCTGGCTCTGGCTGCCTCCTTCGCTTCGTCACGTATCCATCGTATTGATACTAGTTGCCTTGGCCCGTCCACAGGCCAATTCCTCCTACGACGCTCAAGTATCCGAAGGTATTGCAATCCAAATGCTGGTCGACGTCTCCAGCAGTATGGATATGAGCACCAAAACATTCGAAGGCAAAAGCACCAGCCGCATGGAAGTCGCCAAGACCATGGTCGAACAATTCATTGCGGGCGACGGCGAAGCACTCAAAGGCCGTCCCAATGATTTGATCGGCTTGATTACCTTTGCTCGCTACGCCGACACCCGCAGCCCATTAACCTTTGGGCACAAAGCACTGCTGCAAATCGTGCGTCACTTAGAAATTCAAGAACGCCCCAACGAAGACGGCACAGCCTACGGAGATGCCCTCGCAATCGCCGCGGCCCGACTACACAGCCTGGACGAATTGCGCGGCAGCCTCAATCCCAGCGAACTGGACTCCATTAAAAGCCGCATTATCATTTTGCTCACCGACGGCGAAAACAACTCCGGTGCCCACTTACCGATTGAATCTGCGGGCCTCGCCAAAGCCTGGGGCTGCCGCATTTATTCCATCAGTTTAGGAGACCCCGTCAACGCCCCCGACAGCTTATCAGCCACCGACACGCTCAATGCGGCCGAACAAGTATTGGAGCACATCAGTAACGAAACAGGAGGCATATTCCGCAAGGCTCACAACGCGGAGTCCTTGCGCGCCGTGTATCAGGAAATCGACCAGCTAGAGCGCAGTAAAATAGCCACGCAACAATTTGACCGTGTCGCGGAATGGTTTTGGCTCCCGCTCGCCATCAGCCTAGCCGCCCTAGTGATAGCCTTAACCCTTGAAGCAACCAGTTTGCGCGTCGTGCCATGA
- a CDS encoding DUF58 domain-containing protein, which produces MLDKLDQRLNLLELKCRRPVEHLLAGEYRSIFRGRGIEFEDVRPYQPGDDVRTMDWKVTARTGTPHIKRYVEEREQFFYLIVDVSASMRHGSQSAKSQTVSEICALLTMAAIKNQDRVGLILFSDEIEQIVPAAKGRSHAMRIMDELVNFQPKNTGTNFTEALGRFAHIARKHSVVFVVSDFFTDDYSHELQNLACRHDVNAIHIAQKPSDPAAPKCLVRMEDAESGQQRIVDLKAQQSAGQAHSQQLEREMLESGVNLLSLQVGEDCVQALAGFFQQRQRESADVTGG; this is translated from the coding sequence ATGCTAGACAAACTCGATCAACGCCTGAACTTACTCGAGCTCAAGTGCCGCCGCCCGGTAGAGCATTTACTCGCAGGTGAGTATCGCTCGATTTTCCGCGGTCGTGGCATCGAGTTTGAGGACGTGCGCCCCTACCAACCGGGCGACGACGTGCGCACCATGGACTGGAAAGTCACCGCGCGCACCGGCACGCCACACATCAAACGCTACGTCGAAGAGCGCGAACAATTCTTCTATCTGATCGTCGATGTCTCCGCCTCCATGCGGCACGGCAGCCAGAGCGCGAAGTCACAAACCGTGTCCGAGATCTGCGCGCTACTGACCATGGCTGCCATTAAGAATCAGGATCGAGTCGGCCTGATTCTCTTCAGCGACGAGATCGAGCAAATCGTCCCGGCAGCGAAAGGACGCAGCCACGCCATGCGAATCATGGATGAACTGGTCAACTTCCAACCTAAAAACACCGGTACGAACTTTACCGAAGCGCTTGGCCGCTTTGCGCACATTGCCCGCAAACATTCCGTGGTCTTTGTCGTCTCCGATTTTTTTACGGACGACTATTCCCACGAATTGCAAAACCTCGCCTGCCGTCACGATGTAAATGCGATCCATATCGCTCAAAAGCCCTCCGATCCGGCCGCCCCCAAATGCCTGGTTCGTATGGAAGATGCGGAATCCGGACAACAGCGTATCGTCGACTTAAAGGCACAGCAAAGCGCTGGTCAGGCCCACAGCCAGCAATTAGAACGCGAGATGCTAGAGTCCGGCGTCAACCTACTCTCACTGCAAGTCGGCGAAGATTGCGTGCAAGCCCTCGCCGGATTTTTTCAACAGCGTCAGCGTGAAAGCGCCGACGTGACCGGAGGCTAA
- a CDS encoding AAA family ATPase codes for MQTSATSSSDALRQVRQQIAKLVVGQAALIDRLLLALLCNGHVLLEGVPGVAKTLTINSLAKAIDASFSRIQFTPDLLPGDLTGTLVYDPREHVFTAEKGPIFANLLLADEINRAPAKVQSALLEAMQEKQVTLGKETFPLPKPFLVLATQNPIEQEGTYMLPEAQVDRFMFKLKVDYPSMQDELVVMQRMARTEALPEIEAVLQIDQLMQLRKELEAVFIDEKVERYIIRIVDATRHPGNYQLELDRYLRFGASPRASIYLSLAARGHALMQGRDYTTPQDVKDVAHDILRHRMAISYRAEAEAITSDDLLDKILSAVPVSESGLNEAC; via the coding sequence ATGCAAACATCTGCCACTTCTTCTTCCGATGCACTGCGACAAGTCCGCCAACAAATTGCTAAGTTGGTCGTCGGCCAAGCTGCCCTGATCGACCGCCTGCTACTGGCTCTGCTTTGCAACGGTCACGTCTTACTGGAGGGCGTCCCCGGAGTCGCCAAAACATTGACAATCAACAGCCTCGCCAAGGCGATCGATGCCTCATTCAGCCGCATCCAGTTCACGCCCGACCTACTGCCGGGCGACCTGACAGGCACACTGGTCTACGATCCACGCGAACATGTTTTCACCGCGGAGAAAGGTCCCATTTTTGCCAACCTGCTACTGGCCGACGAGATCAACCGCGCGCCCGCTAAAGTTCAAAGCGCGCTCTTGGAAGCGATGCAAGAAAAGCAAGTTACACTGGGCAAAGAAACCTTCCCACTGCCCAAGCCTTTCCTAGTGCTGGCCACACAAAACCCGATTGAGCAAGAAGGCACCTACATGCTACCAGAGGCGCAAGTCGACCGCTTCATGTTTAAGCTAAAGGTCGACTACCCCTCGATGCAGGACGAGCTGGTGGTCATGCAGCGCATGGCACGCACTGAAGCGCTTCCTGAAATCGAAGCCGTACTCCAAATCGATCAGCTAATGCAGCTGCGCAAAGAACTGGAAGCCGTCTTCATCGATGAAAAAGTCGAGCGCTACATCATCCGCATAGTCGATGCCACCCGCCACCCGGGCAACTACCAGTTGGAGCTCGACCGCTACCTCCGCTTCGGCGCCTCTCCGCGCGCTTCGATTTACCTGTCTTTGGCCGCCCGTGGTCACGCGCTCATGCAGGGCCGCGACTACACAACACCACAAGATGTTAAAGACGTCGCACATGACATCCTACGCCACCGCATGGCGATTTCCTATCGAGCGGAGGCCGAGGCGATCACCTCAGACGATCTCTTGGATAAAATTCTATCCGCAGTGCCCGTCTCGGAATCAGGACTGAACGAGGCATGCTAG
- a CDS encoding DEAD/DEAH box helicase, with translation MPFSPFGLASYFSKALAAAGYTEPTAIQRAAIPMILQGADVLGIAKTGSGKTAAFVLPILQGLQGAPLSRHRQPRVLVLVPTRELADQVSQVFQSFIPCLSAGISCRAVYGGVSMNTQMQALGRVDVLVATPGRLLDLIDKNAVRLSEVQTLVLDEADKLLNLGFEEEVNRLLRLLPRQRQSLLFSATLNDDISQMQGLILKQPKILQIDEVGESIEHIHQHGYFVSEARKGPLLRYLIQQQAMEQVLIFVSSRKKADNLTFKLRKNGINAWAVHAKMGQNARLDTLEAFKQGEFSVLVATDLLARGIDIDGLPYVINYELPRSPKDYLHRIGRTGRAEASGEAISLITPDEMHHFTVIQKKMGQVVAMKPSDEIDLRGC, from the coding sequence ATGCCCTTTTCTCCATTCGGACTGGCCTCTTACTTTTCAAAGGCACTTGCAGCAGCTGGCTATACCGAGCCAACTGCGATTCAGCGGGCCGCGATCCCGATGATTCTTCAGGGGGCCGATGTGTTGGGGATCGCCAAAACAGGTTCGGGTAAAACCGCAGCCTTTGTCTTGCCCATATTGCAGGGCTTGCAGGGCGCGCCTTTATCGCGACACCGCCAGCCCCGGGTGCTGGTCTTGGTGCCGACGCGTGAACTGGCGGATCAAGTGAGTCAGGTTTTTCAGAGCTTCATTCCGTGTTTGAGCGCAGGCATAAGCTGTCGAGCCGTGTATGGCGGTGTTTCGATGAATACTCAGATGCAAGCTCTCGGTCGGGTAGATGTTTTGGTGGCGACACCCGGGCGACTGTTGGATCTGATTGATAAGAACGCGGTGCGACTTTCGGAGGTGCAGACATTAGTCTTAGACGAAGCGGATAAACTATTGAACCTTGGTTTTGAAGAGGAAGTGAATCGTTTGCTACGCTTATTGCCGAGGCAGCGTCAGAGCTTGCTCTTTTCGGCGACGCTGAATGACGATATTTCGCAGATGCAAGGCTTGATCTTAAAACAGCCAAAAATTTTGCAGATCGATGAAGTTGGTGAGTCGATCGAGCATATTCATCAGCACGGTTATTTTGTGAGTGAAGCGCGTAAGGGGCCCTTGTTACGTTATTTAATTCAGCAGCAAGCGATGGAGCAGGTCTTGATCTTCGTATCGTCGCGGAAGAAAGCCGATAATTTAACGTTCAAACTGCGTAAAAACGGTATCAATGCATGGGCGGTTCATGCTAAAATGGGGCAAAATGCGCGACTGGATACTTTGGAGGCATTTAAGCAAGGGGAGTTCTCTGTGTTGGTGGCCACCGATTTGTTGGCACGTGGGATTGATATCGATGGCTTGCCATATGTGATCAACTACGAGTTGCCGCGCTCGCCCAAAGATTACCTTCACCGTATTGGCCGCACGGGGCGGGCCGAGGCCAGTGGTGAGGCGATTTCGCTGATCACTCCTGATGAAATGCATCACTTCACGGTGATTCAGAAAAAGATGGGGCAAGTCGTGGCGATGAAGCCCAGCGACGAGATTGATCTGCGTGGTTGTTGA
- a CDS encoding cob(I)yrinic acid a,c-diamide adenosyltransferase translates to MSIATKRGDDGTTALLFNKRVPKTHPRVMTYGRIDELTSAIGLCRAHSDQPAAKELLLSVQKQLINYMGELATDDTDQARYLEKYGEQAISSAMIDHFTELVTEKEKDIQFKGWSFPGDTVADAFFDSARTTCRRAERGVVALKESGASVRPELIQYLNRLADLLWLMGREHAQ, encoded by the coding sequence ATGAGCATAGCAACCAAACGAGGCGACGACGGCACAACAGCCCTACTTTTTAATAAACGGGTGCCTAAAACCCATCCACGTGTAATGACATACGGACGGATCGATGAGCTCACCTCTGCCATCGGTCTCTGTAGAGCACACTCCGATCAGCCTGCAGCGAAAGAGCTTTTACTCTCAGTGCAAAAGCAGCTCATCAACTACATGGGCGAGCTCGCCACCGACGATACGGACCAGGCGCGCTACCTTGAAAAATACGGCGAGCAAGCAATTAGCAGCGCAATGATCGATCACTTCACCGAGCTTGTGACCGAAAAAGAAAAAGACATCCAGTTCAAGGGCTGGAGCTTCCCGGGCGATACGGTGGCGGACGCATTCTTCGACAGCGCGCGCACCACCTGTCGTCGCGCAGAACGCGGCGTCGTCGCCCTAAAAGAATCAGGTGCCAGCGTTCGGCCTGAATTGATCCAATATTTAAACCGACTCGCCGACCTGCTCTGGTTAATGGGACGCGAGCACGCCCAATAA
- a CDS encoding response regulator transcription factor — MPSTINIIMVEDHPEYREGIALALETEPKIQLTHQFGMAEQALRALEHDTNTDVVLLDLNLPEMSGLEAIPWMIKYRPDIKIIVLSQSDDESDILQAIHLGAAGYLLKESTLEQIINGIQTVVKGGASLDPRVAKFIINTVQKKIPAPNAKQLLSERELEILKLLSEGYMKKEISDHLKIETSTVATHVRRIYEKLQVPNAPAAITKAYRTGIFSSGD, encoded by the coding sequence ATGCCCTCAACAATCAACATCATTATGGTCGAAGACCATCCGGAGTACCGCGAAGGCATCGCCTTAGCGCTGGAAACAGAGCCTAAGATACAACTGACTCATCAGTTTGGCATGGCGGAACAAGCTCTACGAGCCTTAGAGCATGATACCAACACCGATGTGGTACTGTTAGACTTAAACCTGCCTGAAATGTCTGGGCTGGAAGCGATCCCTTGGATGATCAAGTATCGACCCGACATAAAAATCATCGTCTTAAGTCAATCGGATGACGAATCCGACATCTTACAGGCCATCCACCTGGGCGCGGCGGGGTATCTACTGAAAGAATCCACATTGGAGCAAATCATTAACGGCATACAGACCGTCGTCAAAGGGGGCGCTTCTTTAGACCCTCGCGTGGCTAAATTCATTATCAATACGGTACAGAAAAAAATTCCCGCCCCAAATGCCAAACAGCTGCTCTCAGAGCGAGAGCTTGAAATCTTAAAACTACTCAGCGAGGGATACATGAAAAAAGAAATTTCGGATCATCTGAAAATTGAAACTTCTACTGTCGCCACACACGTGCGCCGTATATATGAAAAATTGCAAGTGCCCAACGCACCTGCAGCAATCACTAAGGCTTATAGGACAGGTATCTTTTCCAGCGGCGATTAG
- a CDS encoding sensor histidine kinase yields the protein MNTALYGQPTQPLVELSISVLENRLLEIDSRIAELAEFSFQTGVGSNGNRSDSHTEPNHREWFQVELEGFQNIDQIILVPHIVKDSKLGVISDGFPAELEIIAGTAMHPEGELITQFRPTDGDQHIAPYTFATPGLQASWIRIQATELSPRAWDLKYNLQLAEILIFEGNHNHALGSKVTASSQSRGYDSSRNERYLVDGFMPYTMNAASGEQSIAMMVRISEPHAPLAISIDLEDAYQLDRIHLHRIELSNNMPLSKGFDFGMPRRLLIEGSNQADFSESTVLLDLHLKNAYESGPIIMRDLNPQACRFVRLTAVEPFIDTLMPEPTIAFGFAEIELFSNQTNVAYQKTPTTNFEYSSYARPLTKLTDGQNFYGTILPIREWLEQLEERYHLEAERPLIRAELDRRYARQSITLRRMSWLAMLLTTGIVVVILVDRILRLRQIARIRERFAADLHDDLGASLHTIGLLGDIALSSVDSPERLKTALTRSRELTKRAGAAIRHCTDLQTMGRVGDLEQDIRRIAERMLVNSDYTISVQGANYFNKLKPRLKMDLFLFVKESITNIVKHSNADQVSIEMNANSSLIEIKIQDDGRGLPDDKEQKVPPSLKRRARVMHASISISHSAEYSTIIHLCRKNSSLLFWQ from the coding sequence GGGAATCGTTCCGACTCACATACTGAGCCGAATCATCGCGAGTGGTTCCAAGTCGAACTCGAAGGCTTCCAGAACATTGACCAAATCATTCTGGTGCCACATATCGTGAAGGACAGCAAACTGGGCGTGATCTCCGACGGCTTTCCGGCCGAGTTGGAGATCATTGCCGGCACGGCAATGCATCCTGAAGGCGAATTAATTACGCAATTTCGACCGACGGATGGCGATCAACACATTGCCCCTTACACGTTTGCCACTCCCGGCCTGCAAGCCTCATGGATACGCATTCAAGCCACGGAACTCTCCCCACGCGCCTGGGACCTGAAATATAACCTTCAACTCGCAGAGATACTGATCTTTGAAGGCAATCACAATCACGCGCTCGGCAGTAAAGTGACCGCTTCTTCACAAAGTCGCGGCTACGACAGTTCCCGAAATGAGCGCTATCTAGTCGACGGCTTCATGCCCTATACCATGAACGCTGCGAGCGGCGAACAGAGCATTGCAATGATGGTTCGCATCTCCGAGCCCCACGCACCTCTCGCCATAAGCATTGATTTGGAAGACGCTTACCAACTGGACCGGATCCACCTGCATCGCATCGAACTGAGCAACAATATGCCGCTCTCCAAAGGCTTCGACTTTGGCATGCCCCGCAGGCTCTTGATCGAAGGCTCCAATCAAGCTGATTTTTCTGAGAGCACTGTTTTACTGGATCTCCATTTAAAGAATGCCTATGAGAGCGGCCCGATCATCATGCGCGACCTGAACCCACAGGCCTGCCGTTTCGTCAGGTTGACGGCCGTCGAACCGTTCATCGACACTTTGATGCCAGAGCCTACAATTGCCTTTGGCTTTGCTGAAATCGAGCTATTCTCCAATCAGACCAATGTAGCGTATCAAAAAACACCGACGACCAATTTTGAATACTCAAGTTATGCACGCCCACTAACGAAACTGACCGATGGCCAAAATTTCTACGGCACAATCCTCCCGATTCGCGAGTGGTTGGAGCAACTCGAAGAGCGCTATCACTTGGAGGCAGAACGACCTCTAATTCGGGCAGAATTGGACCGCCGCTACGCCCGTCAAAGCATCACGCTCCGGCGTATGAGTTGGCTCGCGATGTTGCTCACGACAGGCATCGTGGTCGTCATTCTCGTGGACCGCATCCTGCGCCTACGGCAAATTGCACGCATCCGCGAGCGCTTCGCCGCCGACCTACACGACGATCTCGGCGCCAGCCTTCACACCATCGGTTTACTCGGTGATATTGCGCTGTCCTCTGTTGATTCACCGGAACGTTTGAAGACCGCCCTCACCCGCTCACGTGAGCTGACCAAACGTGCAGGTGCCGCCATCCGCCATTGCACCGACTTACAGACAATGGGCCGCGTGGGCGACTTAGAGCAAGATATACGGCGCATCGCGGAACGCATGCTCGTCAATTCCGACTACACGATCTCGGTCCAAGGGGCGAACTACTTCAACAAACTCAAACCGCGCCTGAAGATGGACCTGTTCCTGTTTGTAAAGGAATCCATCACCAATATCGTCAAACACTCCAATGCCGATCAGGTAAGCATTGAAATGAACGCAAATTCCAGTTTGATTGAAATCAAGATTCAAGATGACGGCCGTGGCCTTCCCGACGACAAGGAACAAAAGGTGCCTCCATCACTAAAACGACGCGCGCGCGTCATGCACGCCAGCATCAGTATTAGTCACAGCGCAGAATACTCTACAATCATTCACCTGTGCAGAAAAAATAGTTCGCTCCTATTCTGGCAATAA